In Solanum pennellii chromosome 3, SPENNV200, a single window of DNA contains:
- the LOC107014890 gene encoding RNA pseudouridine synthase 7, whose translation MNTKRKREDMEIVWQTPANPPERHDYIFRNGVRYVKPYYFEFISHVKNRWAGKTIVDLFSDEFKGRPRDYYESAVKSGRIQVDGRKVSVSYVVQSSQKISHFLHRHEPPVMSWDVEILCEEPDVLTVCKPASVPVHPCGQYRKNTVVGILQAEYGLAPLFPVHRLDRLVSGLLILARSASRADLFRQQIESGVVQKRYIARVIGVFPDKQQVVNANVNYNAREGRSTVEVGDNQGNSTASLKGKAACTKFTRISTNGKQSIVLCEPVTGRTHQIRVHLQYTGHPIANDVLYMSEFVSSRAAEGLSADRAAAKSCSPPDPISRTSDMENDSNEDFSIDPMCTNCPNLAPKGYEGNEEGLWLHCVKYSGPDWIYECPHPDWASLS comes from the exons ATGAATACGAAGAGGAAGCGAGAGGATATGGAGATTGTGTGGCAAACTCCGGCCAACCCACCGGAACGCCATGACTACATCTTCCGTAATG GAGTACGCTATGTTAAGCCTTACTACTTCGAATTCATCTCCCAT GTGAAGAATAGGTGGGCTGGAAAGACAATTGTTGATCTCTTCTCTGATGAATTTAAAGGAAGACCTCGTGATTACTAT GAATCTGCCGTTAAGTCTGGACGTATACAAGTTGATGGACGAAAGGTGTCTGTTTCATATGTAGTTCAGTCATCACAAAAAATTAGCCATTTCCTGCACAG GCATGAACCACCAGTGATGTCGTGGGATGTCGAAATACTATGTGAAGAACCAGATGTGCTAACAGTTTGCAAGCCTGCTTCTGTTCCT GTGCATCCATGTGGACAATACCGCAAGAATACGGTCGTTGGTATACTACAAGCCGAGTATGGCCTGGCACCTTTATTTC CGGTTCATCGCCTAGATCGCTTGGTCTCAGGACTACTTATTTTGGCTAGGAGTGCTTCTAGGGCTGACCTCTTCAGGCAACAG ATAGAATCAGGGGTAGTGCAGAAACGGTATATTGCAAGAGTAATTGGAGTATTCCCAGATAAGCAG CAAGTTGTGAATGCTAATGTCAATTACAATGCTCGAGAAGGGAGGAGCACAGTTGAG GTGGGGGATAACCAGGGAAATAGTACTGCTTCACTGAAGGGGAAGGCTGCCTGTACGAAATTTACAAGGATTAGTACCAATGGGAAGCAAAGCATCGTTTTGTGCGAACCCGTGACTGGCAGGACACATCAG ATACGTGTGCATCTGCAATATACAGGTCATCCAATAGCCAATGATGTGCTCTATATGTCTGAATTTGTGTCTAGTCGCGCTGCTGAAGGATTGAGCGCGGATAGAGCTGCAGCAAAATCATGTTCTCCTCCAGATCCCATCTCTCGAACTAGTGACATGGAAAATGACTCTAATGAAGATTTCAGCATTGATCCTATGTGTACAAATTGTCCAAATCTTGCTCCGAAAGG GtatgagggtaatgaagagggTCTATGGCTGCATTGTGTAAAATATTCGGGACCTGACTGGATATATGAATGTCCACATCCAGATTGGGCATCTCTAAGTTGA
- the LOC107013936 gene encoding bidirectional sugar transporter SWEET14-like, with protein MTTHLAFVFGLLGNIVSFMVYLAPVPTFYKIYKKKSTEGFQSVPYVVGLFSAMLWIYYAFLKPDTTLLITINSVGCFIQTFYICFFLFYATKKAKMDTMKLLLSMNVVGLGLIIFLTQFFAKGSNRAQIVGWICLIFSFCVFVAPLGVLRQVIRTKSVEYMPFQLSFFLTLSAVMWFLYGLLRKDYNIAIPNVLGFSLGVIQMTLYLIYNNAKKVTKEVKLEVTEIVADDKELKLSEEILKDQIIDVVKLSAIVCSEIIPMVTGNELKNEINLPQLNVIINEDMIIKPKAIIEAS; from the exons ATGACGACTCACTTGGCTTTTGTATTTGGCCTCCTAg gcAACATTGTCTCCTTCATGGTCTACCTTGCTCCAGT GCCAAcgttttataaaatttacaagAAGAAATCAACAGAAGGGTTCCAATCAGTTCCTTACGTCGTTGGATTATTCAGCGCCATGCTTTGGATTTACTATGCATTTCTTAAACCTGATACAACTCTTCTCATTACCATTAACTCTGTTGGATGTTTCATTCAAACTTTCTACATTTGCTTCTTCCTCTTTTATGCCACCAAAAAGGCCAAG ATGGACACGATGAAACTACTACTTTCAATGAACGTCGTTGGTTTGGGCTTAATCATTTTTCTAACTCAATTTTTCGCAAAAGGCTCTAACCGTGCTCAAATTGTTGGATGGATTTgccttattttttcattttgtgtCTTCGTTGCACCTTTGGGTGTTCTC CGACAAGTTATAAGGACCAAAAGTGTGGAGTATATGCCATTTCAACTATCATTTTTTCTAACATTAAGTGCCGTTATGTGGTTTTTATATGGTCTACTACGTAAAGATTACAATATTGCT atACCAAACGTGTTGGGATTTAGCCTCGGAGTGATTCAAATGACTCTTTATTTGATTTACAATAACGCAAAAAAGGTGACGAAAGAAGTGAAATTAGAAGTAACAGAAATTGTTGCTGATGATAAAGAGCTTAAGCTTTCTGAAGAAATACTAAAAGATCAAATTATTGATGTTGTGAAGTTGAGTGCAATTGTGTGTTCAGAAATAATTCCAATGGTTACTGGTAATGAGCTGAAGAATGAAATTAATCTGCCTCAACTTAATGTGATTATTAATGAAGACATGATAATTAAGCCAAAGGCAATCATAGAGGCCTCTTAA
- the LOC107015221 gene encoding bidirectional sugar transporter SWEET10-like isoform X2, giving the protein MLWIYYALLKTNTTLLITINSFGVFIETIYVGFYLFYAPKKDRIQTIKMLMLSVVGGFGAIVLVTEFLFKGVVRGQIVGWICLVFSLCVFVAPLGIVRQVIKTKSVEYMPLLLSIFLTLSAVVWFFYGLLLKDINIAIPNVLGFILGILQMVLYVIYNKKEKAILKEQKLPEKLQNHMIISIDEKNKNFPGLTEEQIIDIVKLGSLISSGKIHIASCLHDAMCASAKIENTPNNLQTVEAIN; this is encoded by the exons ATGCTTTGGATTTACTATGCATTATTGAAGACCAATACAACACTTCTCATCACTATTAACTCATTTGGTGTCTTCATTGAAACTATCTACGTTGGTTTCTACCTTTTCTATGCACCAAAGAAAGACAGG ATCCAAACTATAAAAATGCTCATGTTATCAGTGGTTGGTGGATTTGGTGCAATAGTGCTAGTTACTGAATTTCTATTCAAAGGAGTTGTTCGTGGACAAATTGTTGGATGGATTTGCCTTGTTTTCTCCTTATGTGTATTTGTTGCACCCTTAGGCATTGTG AGACAAGTTATTAAAACAAAGAGCGTGGAATACATGCCATTACTTCTATCGATTTTTCTCACGTTAAGTGCTGTTGTGTGGTTCTTCTATGGTCTTTTACTAAAAGACATTAACATTGCC ATTCCAAATGTGTTGGGATTCATCCTAGGAATACTTCAAATGGTGCTCTATGTTATATACAACAAAAAAGAGAAGGCAATCCTAAAGGAGCAAAAACTTCCAGAAAAGCTACAAAACCACATGATAATTTCCATTGATGAGAAAAACAAGAATTTTCCAGGACTCACAGAGGAACAAATTATTGACATAGTGAAGCTTGGTTCACTAATTTCCTCTGGAAAAATACACATTGCATCGTGTTTGCACGACGCAATGTGTGCATCAGCTAAAATTGAGAATACGCCCAATAATCTGCAAACAGTGGAAGCCATAAATTAA
- the LOC107015221 gene encoding bidirectional sugar transporter N3-like isoform X1, whose product MAGISGHWAFAFGVLGNIVSFIVFLSPLPTFYKIYKKKSTDGYQSIPYVVALFSSMLWIYYALLKTNTTLLITINSFGVFIETIYVGFYLFYAPKKDRIQTIKMLMLSVVGGFGAIVLVTEFLFKGVVRGQIVGWICLVFSLCVFVAPLGIVRQVIKTKSVEYMPLLLSIFLTLSAVVWFFYGLLLKDINIAIPNVLGFILGILQMVLYVIYNKKEKAILKEQKLPEKLQNHMIISIDEKNKNFPGLTEEQIIDIVKLGSLISSGKIHIASCLHDAMCASAKIENTPNNLQTVEAIN is encoded by the exons atggcTGGAATTTCTGGTCATTGGGCTTTTGCTTTTGGTGTTCTTG GTAACATAGTCTCGTTCATTGTATTTCTTTCTCCATT acctacattttataaaatttacaagaaaaaatcAACAGATGGGTATCAATCAATTCCATACGTGGTTGCTCTCTTTAGTTCCATGCTTTGGATTTACTATGCATTATTGAAGACCAATACAACACTTCTCATCACTATTAACTCATTTGGTGTCTTCATTGAAACTATCTACGTTGGTTTCTACCTTTTCTATGCACCAAAGAAAGACAGG ATCCAAACTATAAAAATGCTCATGTTATCAGTGGTTGGTGGATTTGGTGCAATAGTGCTAGTTACTGAATTTCTATTCAAAGGAGTTGTTCGTGGACAAATTGTTGGATGGATTTGCCTTGTTTTCTCCTTATGTGTATTTGTTGCACCCTTAGGCATTGTG AGACAAGTTATTAAAACAAAGAGCGTGGAATACATGCCATTACTTCTATCGATTTTTCTCACGTTAAGTGCTGTTGTGTGGTTCTTCTATGGTCTTTTACTAAAAGACATTAACATTGCC ATTCCAAATGTGTTGGGATTCATCCTAGGAATACTTCAAATGGTGCTCTATGTTATATACAACAAAAAAGAGAAGGCAATCCTAAAGGAGCAAAAACTTCCAGAAAAGCTACAAAACCACATGATAATTTCCATTGATGAGAAAAACAAGAATTTTCCAGGACTCACAGAGGAACAAATTATTGACATAGTGAAGCTTGGTTCACTAATTTCCTCTGGAAAAATACACATTGCATCGTGTTTGCACGACGCAATGTGTGCATCAGCTAAAATTGAGAATACGCCCAATAATCTGCAAACAGTGGAAGCCATAAATTAA